From one Deltaproteobacteria bacterium genomic stretch:
- a CDS encoding CoB--CoM heterodisulfide reductase iron-sulfur subunit B family protein, with protein MKIGYFPGCSLHATAREFDESLRAIAPTLDLDLTEIEDWACCGATSAHATNHLLSIALPARTLALAEAQQHQQVLAPCAACYNRLATAHHQVAKDAALAQKVNKVLERPFNNTVAVRSIAQILHELIPTIKSKVKTPLKDLKVACYYGCLLVRPPHLDNSDDAEQPHSLEEIVTATGATSVNWHKRLDCCGGGFSISRTDSVIRLSRAIIDDAAAAGADAIVVGCPMCQSNLDLRQRAMKRADSPIPILYITQLVGLALALSPKNLGLNRHFINTKAVSDRKFSNDTDVAKSAAGGQS; from the coding sequence GTGAAGATCGGCTATTTTCCAGGTTGCTCGCTGCATGCAACGGCGCGTGAGTTTGATGAAAGTTTGCGAGCTATTGCACCAACACTAGATCTTGATCTTACCGAGATTGAAGATTGGGCGTGCTGCGGTGCTACTTCAGCACATGCTACCAATCATCTACTTAGTATAGCTCTGCCAGCGCGCACTTTGGCGCTCGCTGAAGCGCAACAGCATCAACAAGTTTTAGCGCCATGTGCAGCTTGCTATAATCGTTTAGCTACGGCGCATCACCAAGTTGCTAAAGACGCTGCCTTAGCACAAAAGGTAAACAAAGTTCTTGAACGTCCATTTAATAACACGGTTGCGGTACGCAGTATTGCGCAAATATTGCACGAATTAATACCAACCATAAAAAGTAAAGTTAAAACCCCGCTTAAAGATTTAAAGGTAGCATGCTATTACGGATGCTTATTAGTACGCCCGCCGCATTTAGATAATAGTGATGACGCTGAGCAACCACATTCGCTTGAAGAGATTGTGACAGCTACCGGTGCTACTTCAGTTAACTGGCATAAACGTCTTGATTGTTGTGGCGGTGGTTTTTCGATTTCGCGCACCGATTCAGTGATTCGTCTTTCGCGTGCAATTATTGATGATGCAGCAGCAGCCGGGGCAGATGCTATTGTTGTTGGTTGCCCCATGTGCCAATCAAATCTCGATTTACGCCAGCGCGCTATGAAGCGTGCTGATAGCCCAATACCGATACTTTATATTACTCAGTTAGTAGGTTTGGCGTTAGCATTGAGCCCAAAAAATCTCGGGCTAAATCGGCATTTTATTAACACCAAAGCAGTTAGCGATCGTAAATTTAGTAATGACACCGACGTTGCTAAATCTGCAGCAGGGGGGCAAAGCTAA
- a CDS encoding CoB--CoM heterodisulfide reductase iron-sulfur subunit A family protein produces MARVGVFVCHCGENIASTVDCAQVADTLSKLPGVVHSVDYKYMCSDPGQQLIKQAIHEKNLDRVVVAACSPHMHEKTFRKTVATAGINPFLCELANIREHCAWIHHDREAATAKAIDLARFIVEKVKHNRPLKAISIPVERRALVIGGGIAGIQAALDIADGGREVVLVEKEPSLGGHMSQLSETFPTLDCSQCILTPRMVEVYQHPRIKLLAYSEVEAVDGYIGNFTVKIRKKARGVDPELCNGCGECQKVCPSKRIASEFDVGLGKRTAIYVPFPQAVPNIPVIDKNKCAYMLAQARGAKKLACGKCAEVCGRNAINFAQQDEIVEEQVGAIIVATGYKLYSIAKEQSNPAIKGYGEYGYGNIPDVIDGMQFERLASASGPTGGKILRPSDNKEPKTVAFLQCIGSRDPQKGINYCSKICCMYTAKHTMLYHHKVHGGRAFVFYMDIRAGGKGYDEFTRRAIEENEAIYIRGRVSKLYREGEVIKVHGVDTLSGEPIVIDADMVVLATAMQSQTESTALAQKLSISSDRYGFINEAHPKLRPVETSTAGIYVAGACQAPRDIPDSVAMASAAAAKVLSLFSAETLEREPLVAQVNANNCTGCFHCERVCPYGAVTHQEIRNKKGELLKTVALVREGVCQGCGTCQATCPSKAVELAGCTDEQIFAAINAF; encoded by the coding sequence ATGGCACGCGTCGGTGTTTTTGTTTGTCATTGTGGTGAAAATATTGCAAGCACGGTTGACTGTGCGCAGGTAGCCGACACCTTAAGTAAATTACCTGGTGTAGTACATTCGGTAGATTACAAATATATGTGCTCAGATCCAGGGCAACAGCTAATTAAGCAGGCCATACATGAAAAAAATCTTGATAGAGTAGTGGTCGCAGCCTGCTCACCACATATGCATGAAAAGACTTTTCGTAAAACCGTAGCGACCGCGGGCATTAATCCATTTTTATGCGAACTCGCTAATATTCGTGAGCATTGTGCATGGATCCATCACGACCGTGAAGCCGCGACTGCTAAAGCAATTGATCTCGCCCGCTTTATCGTAGAAAAGGTAAAACATAACCGTCCGCTAAAGGCGATTAGCATTCCGGTTGAAAGACGTGCCTTAGTAATCGGTGGCGGTATTGCTGGTATTCAAGCAGCGCTTGACATTGCTGATGGTGGTCGCGAGGTAGTGCTAGTAGAAAAAGAGCCGTCACTTGGCGGTCATATGAGCCAGCTTTCAGAAACTTTTCCCACGCTTGATTGCTCGCAATGTATTTTAACTCCCCGCATGGTTGAGGTTTATCAACACCCTCGTATTAAATTGCTGGCTTATAGTGAAGTTGAAGCGGTTGATGGCTATATTGGTAACTTCACTGTTAAAATACGTAAAAAAGCTCGTGGTGTTGATCCCGAACTTTGTAATGGCTGTGGTGAATGTCAAAAAGTTTGCCCTAGTAAACGTATAGCGAGCGAGTTTGATGTCGGCTTAGGCAAACGAACCGCTATTTATGTACCTTTTCCACAAGCAGTACCAAATATACCGGTTATTGATAAAAACAAGTGTGCTTATATGCTGGCGCAAGCGCGTGGTGCTAAAAAGTTAGCTTGTGGCAAATGTGCCGAAGTTTGTGGTCGTAATGCGATTAATTTTGCCCAACAAGACGAAATAGTTGAAGAACAAGTGGGCGCCATTATCGTTGCCACGGGCTATAAATTATATTCAATTGCTAAAGAACAATCTAACCCCGCCATTAAAGGTTATGGTGAATATGGCTACGGGAATATACCCGATGTAATTGATGGTATGCAGTTTGAACGCCTTGCATCAGCGTCGGGTCCAACTGGCGGTAAAATATTACGACCATCAGATAATAAAGAACCCAAAACCGTCGCCTTTTTACAGTGTATTGGTTCGCGTGATCCGCAAAAGGGTATTAATTATTGCAGTAAGATCTGCTGCATGTACACCGCCAAACACACCATGCTTTATCATCATAAAGTTCATGGTGGCCGCGCCTTTGTTTTTTATATGGATATCCGTGCTGGCGGTAAAGGTTATGATGAATTTACTCGCCGAGCTATTGAAGAGAATGAGGCCATTTATATTCGTGGCCGTGTATCCAAATTATATCGCGAGGGTGAAGTAATTAAAGTACATGGTGTTGATACTTTAAGTGGTGAGCCAATTGTTATTGATGCTGATATGGTAGTTTTAGCTACCGCAATGCAATCGCAGACAGAAAGCACAGCCTTAGCACAAAAATTATCCATTTCATCTGATCGTTATGGTTTTATTAACGAGGCGCATCCAAAATTGCGACCGGTTGAAACTAGCACCGCTGGTATTTATGTCGCTGGTGCTTGTCAAGCCCCGCGTGATATTCCTGATTCTGTTGCAATGGCCAGTGCAGCAGCGGCTAAAGTTTTGTCGCTATTTTCTGCTGAGACTTTAGAGCGAGAACCTTTAGTAGCTCAGGTTAACGCGAATAATTGTACTGGTTGTTTTCATTGTGAGCGAGTTTGTCCATATGGCGCAGTTACTCATCAAGAGATACGCAACAAAAAAGGAGAGCTACTCAAGACCGTAGCTTTAGTGCGAGAAGGCGTATGTCAAGGGTGTGGCACTTGCCAAGCAACTTGTCCGAGTAAGGCAGTCGAACTTGCAGGTTGCACTGACGAACAAATTTTTGCAGCGATTAATGCCTTTTAA
- a CDS encoding hydrogenase iron-sulfur subunit, producing MSTSPAPQIDAPRSGSAPTNFEPRIIAYVCNWCTYTGADLAGTSRLPMAANVRIVRFPCTGRIDPIFIMKAFERGADGVIVSGCHPADCHYNAGNYHARRRFAVARELMIFLGIDPARITFAWVSASEGNKWAELVNETTERLRAIGPFKDYQALRS from the coding sequence ATGAGTACATCACCTGCACCACAAATAGACGCACCAAGAAGCGGCAGCGCGCCAACAAATTTTGAGCCGCGCATTATCGCTTATGTGTGCAACTGGTGCACTTATACTGGTGCAGATTTGGCTGGTACCAGCCGTTTACCAATGGCTGCAAATGTTCGTATCGTGCGGTTTCCCTGTACCGGTCGTATTGATCCGATTTTTATTATGAAGGCATTCGAGCGTGGTGCTGATGGCGTTATAGTTAGTGGATGTCATCCTGCCGACTGCCATTACAATGCTGGTAATTATCATGCACGGCGCCGTTTTGCTGTGGCGCGTGAATTGATGATTTTTTTAGGTATCGATCCTGCACGTATTACCTTCGCTTGGGTTTCGGCCTCTGAAGGCAATAAATGGGCTGAGTTAGTAAATGAAACCACCGAGCGTCTGCGTGCTATTGGTCCTTTTAAAGATTACCAGGCATTGCGGTCTTAG
- a CDS encoding 4Fe-4S dicluster domain-containing protein codes for MQQLIEVARQLLTDKVVDVVIGYEQGAFGVRPAFISDVASCAQLIFDNRCVHNLVSYLSPRRTHLAHFQRKAIVAKGCDIRAIAALVREGQLKREQIIIIAPRCGGVGRNASLNKPQQLEVNTVAPRCANCTVREPRAASAKDTAEHKEILADYVVGEVQAPPPIAVDRDARINALDAMSIQERWQYWQGELERCIRCHACREVCPTCFCVQCLADKTQPQWIESSPHARGNLMWQFNRMMHQAGRCVDCGECERACPVGIPLSLLVGKMAKVVKERFDYQVSSDPTVPTPIGTYNQEDKQEFIL; via the coding sequence ATGCAGCAACTAATAGAGGTAGCACGTCAGTTGTTGACTGACAAAGTTGTTGATGTGGTGATTGGTTACGAGCAAGGGGCCTTTGGGGTTCGACCTGCTTTTATTAGTGATGTGGCTAGTTGTGCACAATTAATTTTTGACAATCGTTGTGTTCATAATTTGGTTAGCTATTTATCACCACGGCGCACTCATCTTGCTCACTTTCAAAGAAAAGCTATCGTAGCTAAAGGCTGTGATATTCGCGCGATTGCCGCTTTGGTGCGTGAGGGGCAACTAAAGCGTGAACAAATTATTATTATTGCACCTCGCTGTGGTGGCGTTGGTCGTAACGCCTCATTAAATAAACCACAGCAACTTGAGGTAAATACAGTGGCACCGCGTTGTGCTAATTGCACAGTGCGTGAACCACGGGCAGCTAGTGCAAAAGATACAGCAGAGCACAAAGAAATACTGGCTGATTATGTAGTGGGAGAGGTACAAGCGCCACCGCCAATTGCCGTCGATCGCGATGCACGGATAAACGCACTTGATGCAATGAGCATACAAGAGCGTTGGCAATATTGGCAGGGTGAGCTTGAGCGTTGTATTCGTTGTCATGCATGTCGCGAAGTATGCCCAACTTGTTTTTGTGTGCAGTGTTTAGCTGATAAGACACAACCACAATGGATCGAAAGTTCACCCCACGCGCGTGGCAATCTTATGTGGCAATTTAATCGCATGATGCATCAAGCCGGGCGTTGCGTTGATTGTGGCGAATGCGAACGTGCTTGCCCGGTTGGTATTCCATTGAGTTTATTAGTAGGCAAAATGGCTAAAGTAGTTAAAGAACGTTTCGATTATCAAGTGAGTTCTGATCCAACAGTGCCAACTCCGATTGGTACTTATAACCAAGAAGACAAGCAGGAGTTTATCCTGTGA
- a CDS encoding 4Fe-4S dicluster domain-containing protein — MTSYRFISETALSQLLNDLIAQQIRVVAPVRVGVKGYERVKLSPIYATSITNTTNQSIATVANVDFTSPLTNSSIKPYFLPPTEVLLKWQQNQGDIELKQADTKAAPTVIVGAHPCDVAAIDKLDKVMSWGLRDELWFKRREATTIISFTCTEVDDACFCTAVGLEPASRRGADLLFTKVDDGFQVEVLTKKGEALINAHSAKFAASDEDKTKAATALQNTIKERVIGNLQADINGMQQWLQSHFDDDIWQQIALRCHGCGVCAFICPSCHCFDIVDEPQSNLQGERRRNWDTCQTALFTLHGSGHNPRSNQNARYRQRVTHKFSIYPQRFDEILCTGCGRCVRACPGGIDLREVLNNINKSINATV, encoded by the coding sequence GTGACTAGTTATCGTTTTATATCTGAAACAGCATTATCACAGTTACTCAACGATTTGATAGCGCAACAAATTCGGGTGGTGGCGCCGGTGCGTGTTGGTGTTAAGGGCTATGAACGAGTAAAATTATCGCCAATATACGCAACAAGTATAACTAATACAACCAACCAATCTATCGCCACCGTAGCGAATGTCGATTTTACTAGTCCTCTTACAAATAGTTCGATTAAACCTTACTTTTTACCACCCACCGAAGTTTTGCTTAAATGGCAGCAGAATCAAGGTGATATTGAGCTTAAGCAAGCAGATACAAAAGCAGCACCAACAGTTATAGTTGGTGCGCATCCTTGTGATGTTGCAGCTATTGATAAACTTGATAAGGTTATGAGTTGGGGTTTGCGCGATGAGCTTTGGTTTAAGCGTCGTGAAGCTACTACTATTATTAGTTTTACTTGCACTGAAGTAGATGACGCTTGTTTTTGCACTGCTGTAGGTTTAGAACCAGCTAGTCGTCGCGGCGCTGATTTGCTATTTACTAAAGTAGACGATGGTTTTCAGGTTGAGGTGTTAACCAAGAAGGGTGAAGCCTTAATTAATGCCCACTCTGCTAAATTTGCTGCCAGCGACGAAGATAAAACCAAAGCAGCTACTGCACTGCAAAATACAATTAAAGAGCGTGTGATTGGTAATTTACAAGCAGATATCAATGGTATGCAACAATGGTTGCAATCTCATTTTGATGATGACATCTGGCAGCAGATAGCACTGCGCTGTCACGGTTGTGGCGTATGCGCTTTTATCTGTCCGAGCTGTCATTGTTTTGACATTGTTGATGAACCACAAAGTAATTTGCAAGGCGAGCGTCGGCGTAATTGGGATACATGCCAAACTGCTCTTTTTACTTTGCATGGTTCGGGGCATAATCCCCGTAGTAATCAAAACGCTCGTTATCGTCAGCGGGTAACTCATAAGTTCTCAATTTACCCACAACGGTTTGATGAAATTTTATGCACGGGTTGCGGTCGTTGCGTGCGTGCTTGTCCAGGCGGCATCGATCTTCGTGAAGTGCTCAACAACATAAATAAAAGTATAAATGCAACAGTTTAA
- a CDS encoding FAD/NAD(P)-binding protein produces the protein MNLYAPHLMRIDEIIDETPDTRTLRLSFKSSEVAKEFSFLTGQFGEYSVFGAGECTFCIASAPTRKEYIECSFKAVGKVTKAMRELNVGDIMGFRGPYGNNFPIEQMRGKNIVFIGGGIGLAPVRSVIWNVLDRRDEFKDITIIYGARSVNDLVYKRELQEWSQRRDVTLRQAVDPGGETPDWQGEVGFVPNIVSKAAPSANDSYAIVCGPPIMIKFTIPALRELGFAPEQIYTTLENRMKCGIGKCGRCNIGPVYVCKDGPVFSAKDLEKLPQDF, from the coding sequence ATGAATCTGTACGCGCCACATTTAATGCGCATTGATGAAATAATTGATGAAACACCTGACACCCGCACTTTGCGCCTGAGTTTTAAATCGTCAGAAGTTGCCAAAGAGTTTTCATTTTTAACCGGCCAATTTGGCGAGTATTCAGTGTTTGGCGCCGGTGAATGCACATTTTGTATTGCTTCAGCGCCGACCCGCAAAGAATACATTGAATGTAGTTTTAAAGCGGTCGGCAAAGTAACTAAAGCCATGCGTGAGCTTAATGTTGGTGACATTATGGGTTTTCGCGGGCCATATGGTAATAATTTTCCTATTGAGCAAATGCGCGGTAAAAACATAGTGTTCATTGGTGGCGGTATTGGACTGGCGCCGGTGCGCAGCGTTATTTGGAATGTATTAGATCGTCGCGATGAATTTAAAGATATAACTATTATTTATGGTGCTCGTAGCGTTAATGATTTGGTATATAAACGTGAGCTTCAAGAGTGGTCGCAGCGCCGTGATGTTACTTTAAGGCAAGCGGTTGACCCAGGTGGCGAAACCCCTGATTGGCAAGGTGAAGTTGGTTTTGTGCCAAATATAGTTAGTAAAGCGGCACCTTCTGCCAATGATAGTTATGCGATCGTGTGTGGTCCGCCAATAATGATTAAGTTTACTATCCCAGCGTTAAGAGAGCTCGGTTTTGCCCCTGAGCAAATTTACACTACGCTTGAAAATCGGATGAAATGTGGGATTGGCAAATGCGGCCGTTGCAATATCGGCCCGGTTTATGTGTGCAAAGACGGCCCGGTGTTTAGCGCAAAAGATTTAGAGAAATTGCCGCAAGATTTTTAG
- a CDS encoding type II toxin-antitoxin system VapC family toxin — protein MGAALKAILDTNILIDFLNGVNAAKDEITRYDYPCISLITWMEILVGAQNPEEQILLQDFLQSFNIIAIDMAVAEQAITLRRNFKIRLPDAIIWATAKTHNCLLVTRNTRDFPDNDPGVRIPYMFT, from the coding sequence ATGGGAGCAGCATTGAAGGCAATTTTAGATACCAATATTTTAATTGATTTTTTAAATGGGGTTAATGCCGCTAAAGACGAAATCACTCGTTATGATTATCCATGCATTAGTCTTATTACCTGGATGGAAATCCTAGTTGGTGCGCAAAACCCCGAAGAACAAATATTACTACAAGATTTTCTGCAATCTTTTAATATAATTGCAATTGATATGGCTGTGGCAGAACAAGCTATCACACTACGACGCAACTTTAAAATCCGTTTACCCGACGCCATTATTTGGGCAACCGCGAAAACACACAACTGTTTACTTGTTACTCGCAACACTCGTGACTTTCCTGATAATGATCCAGGGGTGCGTATTCCCTATATGTTTACATAG